The proteins below come from a single Candidatus Planktophila dulcis genomic window:
- the efp gene encoding elongation factor P — translation MATTNDLKNGMTLDIEGQLWTVVEFQHVKPGKGPAFVRTKLKQVMTGKVVDKTYNAGVKVEIAILEKREMNFLYKEGDDFVFMDNVNFDQMNISAATVGDAANYMLENTEAIVAIHEGNPLFIDLPASVPLKITYTEPGLQGDRSSGGTKPATVETGIQIQVPLFIKQDEIVLVDTRDGSYQGRAN, via the coding sequence GTGGCAACAACAAATGATCTAAAAAATGGCATGACCCTTGATATCGAGGGTCAGTTATGGACTGTTGTTGAGTTCCAGCACGTAAAGCCAGGTAAAGGTCCAGCTTTCGTTCGCACAAAGCTCAAGCAGGTAATGACCGGTAAAGTTGTGGATAAGACATATAACGCTGGCGTCAAGGTTGAAATCGCAATTCTAGAAAAGCGCGAAATGAACTTCCTATACAAGGAAGGCGATGACTTCGTATTTATGGATAACGTTAACTTTGATCAGATGAATATCTCAGCAGCTACTGTCGGAGATGCAGCGAACTACATGCTTGAAAACACTGAAGCAATCGTTGCAATCCATGAAGGCAACCCTCTTTTCATTGATCTACCAGCTTCTGTTCCTCTTAAGATTACCTACACAGAGCCAGGACTACAGGGTGATCGTTCATCTGGTGGAACTAAGCCTGCAACTGTTGAAACTGGTATTCAGATTCAGGTGCCACTGTTTATTAAGCAGGATGAGATTGTTCTTGTTGATACACGCGATGGTTCATATCAGGGTCGCGCCAACTAG
- the nusB gene encoding transcription antitermination factor NusB has product MSARSKARKQTLDLLYEADIRSTSAADLLALRDVIEEGPDARPIREFTKLLIAGVTENKRKIDELISTYAQGWDMDRLPAVDRNILRLGIYEIVWSADLDDGIAIDEALTLARELSTDESAGYIHGVLGRISSIKDSIAI; this is encoded by the coding sequence GTGTCAGCTCGCAGTAAGGCACGTAAGCAGACTCTAGATTTACTCTATGAGGCTGATATTCGTAGCACCTCTGCTGCCGATCTTTTAGCTCTTCGTGATGTCATCGAAGAGGGCCCTGATGCACGCCCCATACGAGAATTTACAAAGCTTCTCATTGCAGGGGTCACAGAGAATAAGCGCAAGATTGATGAACTTATCTCCACATACGCTCAAGGCTGGGATATGGATCGTCTTCCAGCCGTGGACCGAAATATTCTGCGCCTTGGGATTTATGAAATCGTTTGGAGTGCTGATTTAGATGATGGCATTGCAATCGATGAGGCGCTCACTCTTGCGAGAGAGCTTTCAACAGATGAATCTGCAGGCTATATACATGGTGTTTTAGGTCGTATCTCATCCATTAAAGACAGTATTGCAATTTAG
- the aroQ gene encoding type II 3-dehydroquinate dehydratase: protein MKVLVLNGPNLGRLDIRDSSIYGDMTYPALVAHIENAAKTHGFEADVRQSNDEAEIIGWLHEATDTKTPVIINPAAFTHYSYAIRDAAELVKAPLIEVHLSNPLSREEFRHTSVISGVANGTIGGFGPNSYVLALIALKALIS from the coding sequence ATGAAGGTTCTAGTACTCAATGGCCCCAACCTCGGGCGTCTTGATATCCGCGATTCCTCTATCTATGGGGATATGACATATCCAGCACTTGTTGCACATATTGAGAACGCTGCTAAGACTCATGGCTTCGAAGCAGATGTTCGCCAAAGTAACGATGAGGCAGAGATTATTGGCTGGTTACATGAAGCTACAGATACAAAGACTCCAGTCATAATCAATCCTGCAGCCTTCACTCACTATTCCTATGCAATCCGTGATGCTGCGGAGTTGGTAAAGGCTCCCTTGATTGAGGTGCATCTATCGAACCCGCTTTCACGTGAAGAGTTCCGTCATACTTCTGTGATTTCAGGGGTGGCAAACGGAACCATCGGAGGATTTGGTCCCAATTCTTATGTCTTAGCGCTCATCGCGCTGAAGGCGTTAATCTCCTAA
- a CDS encoding dihydroorotase yields the protein MSQSILISGGTLANGKKSDLLIKDGLIAQVAEKIEDKDATRIDASHSIVLPGLVDLHTHLREPGREDAETVESGSRAGVKGGFTALSAMANTSPVADTAGVVEQVYRLGQAAGLLDVFPIGAVTRGLEGEHLAEIGAMADSMARVRVFSDDGHCVFDPLVMRRALEYVKKFDGVIAQHAQEPRLTQGSQMNEGIVSSQLGLKGWPAIAEEAIIARDVLLADHVQARLHICHLTTAGGVEIIRWAKARGISVTAEVTPHHLLLTDELARSYDPVFKVNPPLRTEADVMALREALADGTIDIVATDHAPHPAETKECEWQEASFGMLGLETALSIVNKTMVETGFMNWEKVADRMSYAPARIGRYENQGQELKVGAPAHITVMNPTQVLRVDRDLVASRSRNTPFHGMELPGRILATIYSGKVVFEGGNA from the coding sequence ATGAGTCAATCAATCCTTATCTCAGGCGGAACACTCGCTAACGGAAAGAAATCAGATCTTCTTATCAAGGATGGCCTCATCGCTCAGGTCGCCGAGAAGATTGAGGATAAAGATGCGACGCGAATTGATGCATCTCACTCCATAGTTCTGCCAGGACTAGTTGACCTCCACACGCACTTGCGTGAGCCCGGAAGAGAAGATGCAGAGACTGTCGAATCCGGTTCTCGTGCTGGGGTTAAAGGTGGCTTTACGGCGCTGAGCGCCATGGCAAATACCTCACCTGTTGCCGACACAGCTGGGGTTGTTGAGCAGGTATACCGACTCGGACAAGCTGCCGGTCTACTTGATGTATTTCCGATAGGTGCTGTTACTCGAGGACTTGAAGGCGAACATCTTGCTGAAATTGGTGCAATGGCAGATTCCATGGCGCGAGTTCGAGTCTTTAGCGATGATGGACATTGCGTCTTTGATCCTCTCGTTATGCGTCGAGCACTTGAGTATGTGAAGAAGTTCGATGGTGTGATTGCCCAACATGCGCAAGAACCACGTCTGACACAAGGCTCACAAATGAATGAAGGAATTGTCTCTTCACAACTAGGTCTTAAGGGTTGGCCTGCAATAGCGGAGGAAGCGATCATCGCTCGCGATGTCCTGCTTGCCGATCACGTGCAGGCGCGGCTGCATATCTGCCACCTCACAACTGCAGGCGGAGTTGAAATCATTCGATGGGCAAAGGCTCGTGGAATTAGCGTGACTGCTGAGGTCACTCCACATCACTTACTGCTCACAGATGAGTTAGCTCGCAGTTATGACCCTGTATTTAAGGTAAACCCACCGCTGCGCACAGAAGCAGATGTGATGGCACTGCGTGAGGCACTTGCAGATGGAACCATCGATATTGTGGCAACAGATCACGCTCCACACCCAGCTGAGACAAAAGAGTGCGAATGGCAGGAAGCATCCTTTGGCATGCTCGGTCTTGAAACCGCACTCAGCATCGTCAACAAGACAATGGTGGAAACTGGTTTTATGAACTGGGAGAAGGTTGCAGATCGCATGAGTTATGCACCCGCTCGAATTGGTCGCTATGAGAATCAAGGGCAAGAGTTAAAGGTTGGGGCTCCAGCACACATTACTGTGATGAATCCAACGCAGGTGTTGAGAGTGGATCGCGATCTAGTTGCCTCCCGAAGTCGCAATACTCCCTTCCATGGGATGGAGTTGCCAGGACGAATTCTGGCGACAATCTATAGCGGCAAGGTCGTCTTCGAAGGGGGAAATGCATGA
- the carB gene encoding carbamoyl-phosphate synthase large subunit: MARDESIKSVLVIGSGPIVIGQACEFDYSGTQACRVLRAEGIRVILVNSNPATIMTDPEFADATYIEPITPEFIERIIAKERPDAVLATLGGQTALNAAIGLFKAGTLERYNVKLIGADVDAIERGENRELFRGIVEKIGGESARSIICHTMDDVMGAVAQLGYPAVIRPSFTMGGLGSGIAFDEQTLRQIAGAGLRHSPTSEVLIEESIIGWKEYELEVMRDKSDNVVIVCSIENIDPMGVHTGDSITVAPALTLTDVEYQKLRDLSIDIIREVGVDTGGCNIQFAVNPDTGRIIVIEMNPRVSRSSALASKATGFPIAKIATKLAIGYTLDEIKNDITQVTPASFEPTLDYIVVKAPRFAFEKFQDADPRLTTTMKSVGEAMAIGRSFPEALMKALRSLERKEAIFTFTDARSVDEKSNLLESMKMPTEYRLQQVQRALWLGATMDEVFSSTKIDRWYLRQIEIINDVARTIAQPGELSLDLLKLAKSTGFSDAQIAAIRGISEGDVRKARHQLNLRPVYKTVDTCAAEFEAFTPYHYSSYEEETEVRPRTKPAVIILGSGPNRIGQGIEFDYSCVHASFTLRAAGYETIMINCNPETVSTDYDTSDRLYFEPLTLEDVLEVVHAETQAGPVLGVITQLGGQTPLGLAAGLKAAGVTILGTSPDAINLAEERGAFGQVLKEQGLTAPEFGMASSQMEALDIAHRIGYPVLVRPSFVLGGRGMEIVYDDEALSGFISRATDITPDHPVLVDRFLDSAIELDVDALYDGNELFLGGIMEHIEEAGIHSGDSACVLPAMTISDSQRVQIREATLKIAQGVGVLGLINIQFAMADHILYVLEANPRASRTVPFVSKATGVPLAKAAARISLGTTIAELRAEGVLPTEGDAVAKGISVKEAVLPWNRFRRADGRGVDAVLGPEMRSTGEVMGIAATFGESYAKSQISSFGPLPKTGTVFISLADKDKKHGIAPAQGLAALGFRLLATDGTATFLAEHGVATVVVRKNSQGTGPMGEKTIVEMLNSGDIDLVINTPVGRGTRADGWAIRTAAVQRSIPIITTTAGFSAAVEGIKALQAGDLSVSPIQEWLKR, from the coding sequence ATGGCTCGCGATGAATCGATAAAGAGCGTACTGGTCATTGGTTCAGGACCGATTGTCATCGGACAGGCCTGCGAATTTGATTATTCGGGAACACAAGCCTGCCGTGTATTGCGTGCTGAAGGCATTCGCGTCATCTTGGTCAATTCAAACCCAGCAACGATTATGACTGATCCTGAATTTGCAGATGCGACCTACATCGAGCCCATCACACCGGAATTTATTGAGCGCATCATCGCAAAGGAGCGTCCAGATGCGGTTCTTGCAACGCTGGGTGGTCAGACCGCTCTTAACGCTGCAATCGGACTCTTTAAGGCTGGAACTCTCGAGAGATATAACGTCAAACTCATCGGTGCAGATGTCGATGCGATTGAACGCGGTGAAAATCGTGAACTCTTTAGAGGAATTGTTGAAAAGATTGGTGGAGAGTCAGCCCGCTCGATCATCTGTCACACCATGGATGATGTGATGGGGGCAGTTGCTCAACTTGGTTATCCGGCAGTAATCCGCCCTTCATTCACTATGGGTGGTTTAGGTTCTGGAATCGCATTTGATGAGCAGACTCTCCGGCAGATTGCTGGCGCAGGTCTTCGCCACAGTCCGACTTCGGAAGTTCTGATCGAGGAGTCAATCATCGGTTGGAAAGAGTATGAACTCGAAGTAATGAGAGATAAGTCAGATAACGTGGTGATCGTCTGCAGCATTGAAAATATCGATCCGATGGGTGTCCATACTGGAGATTCGATTACCGTGGCTCCTGCTCTGACACTGACAGACGTTGAATACCAGAAGCTGCGTGACCTCTCTATCGACATCATTCGTGAAGTTGGCGTTGATACAGGTGGCTGTAATATCCAATTTGCTGTCAATCCTGATACAGGTCGCATCATTGTCATTGAGATGAACCCTCGTGTTTCTCGCTCAAGTGCTCTTGCTTCAAAGGCGACAGGTTTTCCTATTGCAAAGATTGCTACCAAGCTTGCTATTGGTTACACCCTCGATGAAATCAAGAATGACATCACACAGGTCACACCAGCTTCTTTTGAACCGACTCTTGATTACATTGTCGTGAAGGCGCCTCGTTTTGCCTTTGAGAAGTTTCAAGATGCGGACCCTCGTCTGACAACGACAATGAAGAGCGTGGGGGAGGCGATGGCTATTGGTCGCTCATTCCCTGAAGCGCTGATGAAAGCCCTTCGTTCTTTAGAACGCAAAGAGGCCATCTTCACCTTCACCGATGCCCGCTCAGTTGATGAGAAATCAAATCTTCTGGAATCTATGAAGATGCCAACAGAGTATCGACTGCAGCAAGTGCAACGTGCACTGTGGTTGGGCGCGACGATGGATGAGGTCTTTAGCTCAACCAAGATTGATCGCTGGTACTTGCGTCAGATTGAGATTATTAATGATGTTGCGCGCACTATTGCCCAACCTGGCGAGCTCTCACTAGATCTACTTAAGCTTGCAAAGAGCACAGGATTTTCTGATGCGCAGATTGCTGCCATCCGTGGAATTTCTGAAGGTGATGTGAGAAAGGCCCGTCATCAACTCAATCTTCGCCCTGTCTATAAGACTGTTGATACATGTGCTGCTGAGTTTGAAGCATTTACTCCGTATCACTACTCAAGTTACGAGGAAGAGACAGAGGTTCGACCTCGCACCAAGCCTGCTGTGATTATTCTCGGTAGTGGGCCAAACCGTATTGGTCAGGGAATTGAGTTCGATTACTCATGCGTTCATGCATCCTTCACATTACGTGCTGCAGGTTATGAAACCATCATGATTAACTGCAACCCTGAGACGGTTTCCACCGATTACGACACATCCGATCGACTCTATTTTGAACCACTTACTCTCGAAGATGTCCTGGAAGTTGTGCATGCAGAAACTCAAGCTGGACCCGTGTTAGGTGTCATCACTCAACTGGGAGGACAGACGCCACTAGGACTTGCAGCAGGTCTCAAGGCAGCAGGTGTCACCATTCTTGGAACAAGTCCTGATGCAATCAATTTAGCTGAAGAGCGTGGAGCATTTGGGCAAGTTCTAAAAGAACAAGGTCTCACTGCACCTGAATTTGGAATGGCATCTTCTCAAATGGAAGCGCTCGATATCGCCCATCGCATCGGATATCCAGTCTTAGTTCGTCCAAGTTTCGTTCTTGGCGGGCGCGGCATGGAGATCGTTTATGACGATGAAGCGCTATCTGGCTTCATTTCTCGCGCAACTGATATCACTCCAGATCACCCAGTCTTGGTAGATCGCTTCCTTGATTCAGCAATTGAATTAGATGTCGATGCTCTCTATGACGGCAACGAACTCTTTCTGGGTGGAATCATGGAACATATTGAAGAGGCGGGTATTCACTCAGGTGATAGCGCATGCGTGCTTCCTGCGATGACTATTTCTGATTCACAACGCGTTCAGATTCGTGAAGCGACATTAAAGATTGCTCAAGGAGTGGGAGTTCTGGGTCTTATCAATATTCAGTTCGCGATGGCCGATCACATTCTCTATGTCTTAGAAGCAAATCCACGTGCATCTCGCACAGTGCCATTTGTCAGCAAGGCAACTGGTGTGCCACTCGCTAAAGCTGCAGCACGAATTTCTCTAGGGACAACGATTGCAGAACTTCGTGCAGAGGGAGTACTTCCTACTGAAGGAGATGCTGTCGCAAAGGGAATTAGCGTGAAGGAGGCTGTTCTTCCATGGAACCGTTTCCGCCGTGCCGATGGTCGGGGAGTCGATGCGGTTCTTGGACCTGAGATGCGTTCAACCGGTGAAGTGATGGGCATCGCTGCAACATTTGGTGAGTCATATGCAAAGTCTCAGATCAGTTCATTTGGACCACTTCCAAAGACAGGAACAGTCTTTATCTCACTTGCCGATAAGGATAAGAAGCATGGGATCGCACCTGCTCAAGGTTTAGCTGCCCTCGGATTCAGATTGCTTGCCACCGATGGAACCGCGACTTTCCTTGCAGAGCATGGCGTTGCAACAGTTGTTGTACGCAAGAACTCTCAAGGAACAGGTCCTATGGGTGAGAAGACGATTGTTGAAATGCTCAATTCAGGAGATATTGATCTGGTGATTAACACTCCGGTCGGCCGTGGAACACGCGCAGATGGTTGGGCGATTCGCACAGCTGCCGTGCAAAGATCCATTCCGATTATCACAACTACTGCAGGTTTTAGCGCGGCCGTTGAAGGAATCAAGGCATTACAAGCTGGAGATTTGAGTGTCTCTCCTATCCAAGAATGGCTCAAACGCTAA
- the aroB gene encoding 3-dehydroquinate synthase → MKKIHVSADREYDVLIDVDYLKELSELSQGRTRVAVVFSESMKSDIPKFQAGDCEFFYLPIPDGEAGKSAAVLAQAWNWLGAAGFTRADLIVGIGGGAVTDFAGYLAASWLRGMDWIAVPTTVAGMVDAAIGGKTGINSDYGKNLIGAFHSPIAVLIDPSWLSTLSDRDFVAGLAEVVKCGFISDKEILNLLASKNLADIRASRTLTVELIERSVAVKAQVVSGDFKESFDREILNYGHTFGHAVELLSKYSLRHGECVSIGMAFIAYLSESLELISAELRSLHIETLTNLGLPVSYSGAQWPELLAAMKLDKKTRGNELRFVVITEIGKTQRLENPIESELIAAYERLSS, encoded by the coding sequence GTGAAGAAGATTCATGTGAGTGCCGACCGTGAATACGACGTACTGATAGATGTTGACTATCTCAAAGAATTGAGTGAGCTTTCTCAGGGACGGACCCGCGTTGCAGTTGTTTTTAGTGAATCGATGAAGAGTGATATTCCGAAATTCCAAGCGGGAGATTGTGAATTCTTCTATCTTCCTATCCCTGATGGAGAAGCTGGTAAGTCGGCAGCTGTACTCGCACAGGCATGGAATTGGTTGGGAGCGGCTGGCTTTACTCGTGCAGATTTGATTGTGGGTATTGGCGGGGGAGCAGTTACTGATTTCGCAGGTTACCTAGCTGCAAGTTGGCTTCGAGGAATGGATTGGATTGCAGTACCAACGACAGTTGCTGGCATGGTCGATGCAGCGATAGGCGGTAAGACGGGAATCAATAGCGATTACGGCAAGAACCTAATTGGAGCTTTCCATTCTCCGATTGCAGTGCTCATAGATCCATCGTGGCTCTCAACTCTCTCTGATAGAGATTTTGTGGCCGGTTTGGCGGAAGTTGTTAAATGTGGATTTATCAGTGATAAAGAGATTCTCAACCTTCTGGCCTCAAAGAACCTCGCTGACATCCGAGCATCACGCACGCTCACCGTTGAGTTGATTGAAAGATCTGTGGCAGTCAAAGCACAGGTTGTGTCAGGGGATTTCAAGGAGAGCTTTGATCGCGAGATTCTTAACTATGGACACACATTTGGCCATGCCGTGGAACTTCTCTCTAAGTATTCATTGCGTCATGGTGAGTGCGTATCAATTGGAATGGCGTTTATTGCCTATCTTTCAGAGAGTCTGGAGTTGATTTCAGCTGAGCTACGGTCATTACATATAGAGACTCTTACAAATCTTGGCCTTCCCGTTTCTTACTCTGGGGCACAGTGGCCAGAGCTTCTTGCAGCAATGAAGTTGGATAAGAAGACACGTGGAAATGAACTTCGATTTGTGGTGATCACTGAAATCGGAAAGACACAGAGATTGGAAAATCCAATTGAGAGCGAGCTGATAGCCGCATATGAGAGGCTAAGCTCATGA
- a CDS encoding aspartate carbamoyltransferase catalytic subunit has translation MRHLLSIADLSKSEALQILNTAEELARVSDGPMKKLPTLRGRTIVNLFAEDSTRTRISFEAAAKRLSADVINFSAKGSSVSKGESLKDTAQTLQAMGADAVIIRHSASGAAQRLADSQWMTGSVVNAGDGTHEHPSQALLDAFTIRKHLAHGGDDLTGLHIAIVGDVLHSRVARSNVLLLTKLGAAVTLVAPPTLLPVGVESWPVKVSYDFDSVIESVDAVMMLRIQLERMTELFFPNAREYSRYFGLNKDRLKLMKPSAIVMHPGPMNRGLEITADSADSARSVILEQVTNGVSVRMAILYLLLAGSQEIGASE, from the coding sequence ATGCGCCACCTCCTATCCATTGCAGATTTGAGCAAGAGCGAGGCGCTGCAAATCCTCAATACAGCTGAAGAGCTTGCTCGGGTATCTGATGGACCTATGAAGAAGCTTCCCACTCTGCGTGGTCGCACGATCGTCAATCTCTTTGCAGAAGATTCCACTAGAACACGCATCTCCTTTGAAGCGGCTGCAAAGCGACTATCTGCAGATGTTATTAACTTCTCTGCAAAAGGCTCTAGCGTCAGCAAGGGCGAATCCTTAAAAGATACAGCCCAAACACTGCAGGCTATGGGCGCTGATGCAGTCATCATTCGCCATAGCGCATCAGGTGCTGCACAGCGTTTAGCAGATAGTCAGTGGATGACTGGGTCTGTTGTCAATGCTGGAGATGGAACACACGAGCATCCAAGCCAGGCACTTCTCGATGCATTCACAATAAGAAAGCATTTAGCACATGGGGGAGATGACCTCACCGGTCTGCATATTGCAATCGTCGGAGATGTGCTGCACTCACGCGTTGCACGTTCCAATGTTCTCCTTCTTACCAAGCTAGGTGCTGCGGTAACACTCGTTGCTCCACCGACTCTCCTACCTGTGGGCGTTGAATCGTGGCCTGTGAAAGTTTCTTATGACTTTGATTCGGTGATTGAATCTGTTGATGCAGTGATGATGTTACGTATTCAACTGGAGCGAATGACGGAGCTCTTCTTCCCTAATGCACGTGAGTATTCACGTTACTTCGGATTGAACAAAGATCGCCTCAAGCTTATGAAACCAAGCGCAATTGTGATGCACCCGGGGCCTATGAATCGTGGACTGGAAATCACTGCAGATAGTGCAGATAGCGCGCGTTCAGTGATTCTTGAGCAGGTAACAAATGGAGTCAGTGTTCGCATGGCGATTCTCTATCTACTTCTTGCAGGTTCCCAAGAGATCGGAGCATCAGAATGA
- a CDS encoding transcriptional regulator has product MNTEVTIAQVSARLRAIRISRSLSLSDVEILSKGALKAVVLGSYERGARTLSIKRAISIAALYDVPLAQLFTEALPVEVISAERIVIDLRAVNRRALDDTHPSNANYLLLARLAQKLIRSRQDWNGEVLSIRHADMETISVLFDLPISQVMQWLEKENLLLKVRQS; this is encoded by the coding sequence ATGAATACTGAGGTCACTATCGCGCAAGTCTCCGCTCGCCTCCGGGCAATACGCATCTCTCGCTCACTCTCCCTGAGCGATGTAGAAATACTCAGTAAGGGCGCACTCAAAGCGGTAGTACTTGGCTCCTATGAACGCGGCGCCCGAACACTGAGCATTAAACGTGCAATCTCCATAGCTGCTCTCTATGACGTGCCCTTGGCGCAACTTTTTACTGAGGCACTACCAGTGGAAGTCATATCAGCCGAACGTATTGTCATCGATCTGCGTGCAGTCAACCGTCGAGCACTCGATGACACGCACCCTAGCAACGCCAACTATCTCCTTCTTGCACGATTGGCCCAAAAGCTCATTCGCTCTCGTCAGGATTGGAATGGTGAAGTCTTATCTATCCGCCATGCAGATATGGAGACTATTTCAGTTCTCTTTGATCTACCTATTTCCCAAGTAATGCAGTGGTTAGAGAAGGAGAACCTTTTACTTAAGGTGCGTCAGAGCTAA
- the pyrR gene encoding bifunctional pyr operon transcriptional regulator/uracil phosphoribosyltransferase PyrR translates to MSLALPAPDMARAITRISHEILERNSGSDSITLLGIPTRGAHLAARIAANIEAIEGKPVQSGTLDITLHRDDLRMRPPRALMPTVIPSLGVEDRNVVLVDDVLFSGRTIRAALDALGEIGRPKTVQLAVLVDRGHRQLPIKADYVGKNLPTSPTQIIKVQFTELDGLDAVSLEEGGN, encoded by the coding sequence ATGAGCCTTGCCCTGCCGGCGCCAGATATGGCACGAGCTATTACCCGCATTTCCCACGAGATTCTCGAACGTAACTCTGGTTCGGACTCCATCACACTTCTGGGCATCCCCACACGAGGTGCCCACCTTGCCGCTCGAATAGCTGCAAATATAGAAGCAATCGAAGGAAAGCCCGTTCAATCGGGAACTCTAGATATCACCTTGCACCGCGATGATCTACGTATGCGCCCACCTCGCGCCCTAATGCCAACAGTCATTCCATCCCTTGGCGTTGAAGATCGCAATGTCGTCCTTGTCGATGATGTTCTCTTCTCAGGTCGCACCATTCGCGCAGCACTGGATGCACTTGGTGAGATCGGGCGACCAAAGACTGTCCAGCTTGCAGTCCTTGTCGATCGCGGCCATCGCCAACTGCCTATTAAGGCAGATTACGTGGGCAAAAACCTACCGACTTCACCGACTCAGATCATCAAGGTTCAATTCACAGAGCTCGATGGCCTGGATGCAGTATCACTGGAAGAAGGTGGCAATTAA
- the carA gene encoding glutamine-hydrolyzing carbamoyl-phosphate synthase small subunit: MSKAFFVLDDGRIFEGSSWAATGKTFGEAVFQTGMTGYQETLTDPSYHKQVVVMTAPHIGNTGVNTFDNESKKYWVAGFVVRNPSTLTSNWRSEKNLEAELIDQAIVGIQGVDTRAITRHLRDRGAMRVGIFSGLDLSREEMVIEVRKQPAMSGAYLSADVSTESTYVVPAVGERKFTVAAIDLGIKGATPRAMAERGIEVHVMPYNATLDEILAIKPDGVFLSNGPGDPATMTETIELVRSILAQEIPIFGICFGHQILGRALGFETYKLQFGHRGINQPVIDRKTGKVEITAHNHGFALQAPTDAGFSTVYGPGQVTHVSLNDGVVEGLELTERGAFSVQYHPEAAAGPHDAAYLFDRFVDLMVQYPRKVEAL; encoded by the coding sequence ATGAGTAAAGCATTCTTCGTCCTCGATGATGGCCGCATCTTTGAAGGAAGTTCATGGGCTGCAACCGGTAAGACATTTGGTGAAGCTGTCTTTCAAACAGGCATGACTGGCTACCAAGAAACCCTCACTGACCCCTCTTACCACAAGCAAGTTGTTGTGATGACAGCGCCGCATATTGGAAATACTGGAGTCAATACTTTTGATAATGAATCAAAGAAATACTGGGTGGCAGGATTTGTAGTGCGAAATCCTTCAACGCTTACTAGTAATTGGCGTAGCGAGAAGAATCTTGAAGCAGAGTTAATTGATCAGGCGATAGTTGGAATTCAAGGAGTTGATACGCGAGCCATTACACGTCACTTACGTGATCGTGGAGCTATGCGTGTTGGAATCTTCTCAGGCCTTGATCTCTCTCGTGAAGAAATGGTTATTGAGGTTCGTAAACAACCTGCAATGAGTGGTGCATACCTCAGCGCTGATGTTTCAACAGAATCGACATATGTTGTTCCTGCAGTTGGGGAGAGGAAATTCACTGTTGCAGCGATTGACTTAGGGATTAAGGGCGCCACACCTCGAGCTATGGCAGAGCGTGGCATTGAAGTTCATGTAATGCCATATAACGCAACGCTAGATGAGATTTTAGCGATTAAGCCTGATGGAGTGTTTCTCTCTAATGGCCCGGGAGATCCTGCAACGATGACTGAAACGATTGAACTCGTGCGGTCAATTCTTGCCCAAGAGATTCCCATCTTTGGTATCTGCTTCGGTCATCAGATTCTTGGTCGCGCACTCGGGTTTGAAACATACAAGCTGCAATTTGGCCACCGCGGTATTAATCAACCCGTTATTGATCGCAAGACGGGAAAGGTAGAAATCACTGCGCACAATCATGGCTTTGCTTTGCAGGCGCCAACCGATGCAGGGTTTTCCACCGTCTATGGTCCAGGTCAGGTCACACATGTATCACTCAACGATGGAGTTGTAGAAGGTCTTGAACTCACAGAACGCGGTGCATTTAGCGTGCAGTATCACCCAGAAGCTGCAGCCGGCCCACATGATGCTGCTTATCTCTTTGATCGATTTGTGGATTTGATGGTGCAATATCCAAGAAAAGTTGAGGCGCTCTAA